The following proteins are encoded in a genomic region of Oncorhynchus gorbuscha isolate QuinsamMale2020 ecotype Even-year linkage group LG11, OgorEven_v1.0, whole genome shotgun sequence:
- the LOC124048647 gene encoding tyrosine-protein phosphatase non-receptor type 23-like isoform X1, with protein MMDSLGEILGKMGAEGLEGLRLKETELREWESTLFRINMEQQDVTGKLGDILANDVFSYVEEALMRENDGGCVLGSLRQATEPINRLPAHNTANPNTLGMFPHSQSSLLPGNKGFNGVNGSHSENRWQMGGPHITSKLNSYEEQRLLNNGVVSGVAHGVGCSPGIVGEPHSVVNTNILPKAAHTFAGQRTQGSGVYLHGNRTVPQPSHINNQPESWIPSIQNIILNNHSPVPLPNFYNILPEAFDQTMQPSLELYHSGTGDAKRQFSGLPCPGPSYQDPRQPWQQPRQSTQWQPWQIPQCFPAKPVNGLSHTQPKHTTHIQSNNASRTQTLTPSGNCMFEKNPSNISGLTPAQNRSHGPIPAPTQSNGPRPTPILSNDCRISFSTQAPKFFVPYPEASLIPRPSYPQTAIPNPTYPTATIPNPIPALSKGAQPGEGMAALPAWSRAPYLGMKHLPGPFPRPQLVPRSSRGDGSCNNPSKGSLTLGERGLEGSLFSGCQMPGFPPENGPVQSSLFYTGP; from the exons ATGATGGACTCTCTGGGGGAGATCCTGGGGAAGATGGGGGCGGAGGGCCTGGAGGGGCTGAGGTTGAAGGAGACAGAGCTGAGGGAGTGGGAGAGCACCCTCTTCAGGATCAACATGGAACAGCAGGATGTGACGGGGAAGCTGGGTGATATCTTAGCCAATGATGTTTTCTCGTACGTGGAGGAGGCTCTGATGAGGGAGAATGATGGTGGATGTGTGTTAGGCAGCTTGAGACAGGCCACTGAGCCAATAAACAGACTCCCTGCTCACAACACTGCCAATCCGAACACACTGGGCATGTTCCCTCACTCCCAGAGTTCCTTATTGCCAGGCAACAAGGGCTTCAATGGCGTGAACGGCTCACACAGTGAGAACCGATGGCAGATGGGTGGTCCACACATAACCTCTAAACTCAACAGCTATGAAGAGCAGAGGCTGCTGAATAATGGAGTTGTTAGTGGCGTGGCGCACGGGGTGGGGTGTAGTCCTGGGATTGTTGGAGAGCCACACAGCGTTGTAAACACAAACATACTACCCAAGGCTGCTCACACGTTTGCAGGGCAACGGACTCAAGGAAGTGGCGTCTATCTCCATGGCAACCGAACGGTCCCACAACCATCCCATATTAACAACCAACCGGAGTCCTGGATACCCTCCATCCAAAATATTATCCTTAATAACCACAGCCCTGTTCCTCTCCCAAACTTCTACAATATTCTCCCTGAGGCCTTTGACCAAACCATGCAGCCCAGCCTGGAGTTATACCACTCTGGGACTGGAGATGCAAAAAGGCAGTTCTCAGGGCTGCCCTGTCCGGGTCCTTCATATCAGGACCCAAGGCAGCCTTGGCAACAGCCACGGCAAAGTACACAATGGCAACCTTGGCAGATACCACAGTGTTTTCCAGCAAAGCCAGTAAATGGACTCAGTCACACACaacccaaacacaccacacacatacagtccaaTAACGCATCCAGAACTCAAACACTCACACCCTCCGGCAACTGTATGTTTGAAAAAAATCCTTCAAATATCAGTGGCCTTACACCTGCCCAAAACAGGTCACACGGTCCCATACCTGCCCCAACTCAGTCCAATGGACCCAGACCCACTCCCATTCTTTCCAATGACTGTAGAATCAGCTTCTCTACCCAAGCCCCCAAATTCTTTGTGCCTTACCCTGAAGCATCTCTAATCCCAAGACCTTCTTACCCCCAAACCGCCATTCCTAACCCAACCTACCCCACAGCCACCATCCCTAACCCCATCCCTGCCCTATCCAAAGGGGCTCAGCCAGGGGAGGGCATGGCAGCTCTCCCTGCCTGGTCTAGGGCTCCATACCTGGGCATGAAGCATCTCCCAGGCCCCTTTCCCAGACCCCAGCTGGTTCCCCGGAGCTCCAGGGGAGATGGCAGCTGTAATAATCCCAGTAAAGGGAGCTTGACGCTGGGTGAGAGGGGGTTGGAAGGCAGCCTTTTTTCTGGATGTCAGATGCCAGGATTTCCTCCTGAGAACGGACCTGTACAGTCATCTTTATTCTACACAG GTCCCTAG